From Apium graveolens cultivar Ventura chromosome 9, ASM990537v1, whole genome shotgun sequence, the proteins below share one genomic window:
- the LOC141686222 gene encoding uncharacterized protein LOC141686222 produces the protein MTPRILWKNMKGERVRIFKEQISLEQRRFVGDDVNQIWNHLVSLIRGVAKDMLGIISAKIHDQKEAWWWNEDVQERVKVKQAHFKELICCNDQEEFDTKKILYKEAKRLEKRAMVEVKDKAYEEMYIGLSTNEGANGICKLAKARERRQRDLGFVRFIKDENARVLVKDGDIKYRWYHYFRQLFNESRISGEDIEWETVRQSHCDSNIQPINGEEN, from the coding sequence ATGACGCCGcgtattttatggaaaaatatgAAGGGTGAAAGAGTACGGATTTTCAAGGAACAAATTAGTTTGGAACAAAGAAGATTTGTTGGGGATGATGTAAACCAAATATGGAATCATTTGGTTTCTTTAATTAGGGGTGTGGCTAAAGATATGTTGGGAATCATCTCGGCGAAAATTCATGATCAAAAAGAGGCTTGGTGGTGGAATGAGGATGTGCAAGAGCGAGTAAAAGTTAAACAGGCACACTTTAAGGAGCTTATATGCTGCAATGATCAAGAGGAATTTGATACAAAGAAAATTCTCTATAAGGAAGCAAAACGTTTAGAAAAAAGGGCTATGGTGGAGGTGAAGGATAAGGCTTATGAAGAAATGTATATAGGTCTATCTACAAATGAGGGAGCAAATGGAATTTGTAAACTAGCAAAGGCTCGAGAAAGGAGACAACGAGATTTGGGATTTGTCAGATTCATTAAGGATGAAAATGCACGCGTGTTAGTTAAGGATGGTGATATTAAATATAGATGGTATCACTATTTTAGACAGTTATTTAACGAGTCTCGTATAAGTGGAGAGGATATTGAGTGGGAAACAGTTCGTCAATCGCATTGCGATTCTAATATACAACCTATAAATGGTGAAGAAAATTGA